One window of the Cryptococcus neoformans var. grubii H99 chromosome 12, complete sequence genome contains the following:
- a CDS encoding guanyl nucleotide exchange factor Sql2: protein MTDRQSTPTSPISRSPKFSHAQAIHDFDPSLLASTSSSSSNLYLSFKAGEIIRVHVRDPTGWWDGEIPSRVAADNDGGTLRRGWFPSNYIREIEWDPTHRRSESSMSVASPKSTYKSTHSRHGSFASHRSNASSSSISQILTSPRTDIAPLPAAFQILIQPIVQSLSLLDTAIHNNRKSHIQPSTACVISSIRAALSQTDCLSKESRTLMSWPVLAKERKVVLVELSRLVGCARTASGMTDSPGDSSPAGEIEGMEDLAKSARGVFQSVKRFLNLAHQCGVQVTLDTQNESVPMSVSSSSSSEIASVSALVNAPAKSRASPGSNARLQKTFQKRVASIGDLRAAKQRSESPPPLPTGSSPSSKHAHTRIASKINTPLSASFSDVSSPISSRPFEHRIQGSMDSIFSHGSTAASEDTYSPWEDRTSFSTAAVQPSTPCGNSIVDIHMRISYAEDTLLSIIAAFIGHIHSHHIHSHPSSHSTLIEMTRETIDAVRTLLTAVETVGCNTCIRSKRPKEIENLHVAKDHLYDVAGQLVESAEIVANAPFEEVVEEGYEKEKAGLLGAATGTLRAGTECVRLVRICVPEDETIYFNATPKQSAPTASSGRQLTPRINFDNPVVERDRTVGVRGSHTLSSLHRKATSLDHLQKRFMEDGGMVQGQFYGARQNEPRQEEEEEEEEVIDDKEEDMTVRPSQGVIFPPSPDPSSQEIQMYPTPRPRRPSGELLRGFSETGRHGPRIRSTSLSTSPTPRIGHMGHRSPSKSADLDKFTSGEDLKLGTDVKPREVGEVKDRWEANGNVTAASSRLSMFTSVSSLPSLTNTDSSAKSASENDDQSTPVKNRKSPHESLRVVIPKGISNQMSELSLQNPAEESVSTAGTSTALKTLPSRPPVLRTQTSPMPVPVGDISYLIRSPTYSPADITYNPDGNMVGASLAVLVEKMTPHDGPVDSNFSATFFYTFRLFTTPVDLLEAVQERWSISPPGELMLSEKDKAVWRDAKVLPIRIRIFNFLRTWLEFHWQPEVDNVILNDLEKFGREDVGGSLPVMGERLINLVQRKKEGREDEKRKRESMNGPTSASSATLHPPAVSGLPPTPIISKNLHSLLKKSTAASSSSSSSSIHIHITEFDTLELARQLTIIVSKMFRQLEPEELLMTGKKTVPELKALSTHSNQVTGWVADSILNEGDAKRRAGLLKFFIKLADKCLLINNFFTMFAVLGGLNSSTIMRLKKTWDALSVKYKILIERLRGIIEHTKNHAAYRARLRQTPTPCLPFLGLILTDITFTSDGNPSTRPSNSAPDLMLINYDKFAKLGKIAIEFRRYQEPFNFHELEAVQTFLHTVLTERGSGSIDALYRKSLMLEPRQGSEKLRSNVEKPNWLMVKI, encoded by the exons ATGACGGACCGACAGTCAACGCCAACGTCTCCCATATCAAGATCTCCAAAGTTCTCTCACGCCCAGGCCATTCATGACTTTgacccttctctccttgcttccacctcctcttcaagtTCAAATCTGTACCTTAGCTTCAAGGCCGGAGAAATTATCAGAGTCCATGTACGCGATCCGACTGGTTGGTGGGACGGAGAAATTCCGAGTAGAGTCGCTGCCGATAACGACGGGGGGACactgagaagaggatggtttCCGAGCAACTATATAAGGGAAATCGAGTGGGACCCG ACGCACAGGCGATCCGAGTCGAGCATGTCCGTAGCCAGTCCCAAATCGACATACAAGAGCACCCATTCCCGGCATGGTTCCTTCGCTTCCCATCGATCCAATGCTTCCagttcttccatctcccagaTTTTGACTTCTCCTCGTACGGATATTGCACCCCTACCAGCAGCTTTCCAAATCCTCATACAACCCATTGTCCAATCGCTGTCTTTGCTGGACACGGCTATACACAACAACCGTAAATCACATATCCAACCATCTACGGCCTGTGTCATCTCCTCTATCAGAGCAGCATTATCCCAGACAGACTGCTTGAGCAAAGAATCGCGAACGCTGATGTCATGGCCGGTCCTAGCCAAGGAACGAAAAGTAGTACTTGTAGAGCTATCTAGACTAGTAGGATGTGCACGCACTGCAAGTGGGATGACGGACTCGCCGGGTGATTCTAGCCCTGCCGGAGAGATAGAAGGCATGGAAGATCTCGCCAAGTCCGCCCGAGGTGTTTTTCAAAGTGTCAAACGGTTCCTCAACCTTGCACATCAATGCGGTGTTCAAGTGACCCTAGACACACAGAACGAAAGTGTGCCCATGTCCGTgtcatcgtcttcatcaagTGAGATCGCCTCAGTGTCAGCTCTAGTCAATGCTCCCGCCAAATCCAGGGCATCACCAGGGAGTAATGCTCGTCTTCAAAAGACGTTTCAAAAACGTGTCGCGAGTATCGGCGATTTACGCGCAGCCAAACAACGTTCGGAAAGTCCACCTCCCCTCCCGACCGGctcttcgccatcatcaAAACACGCCCATACCCGAATTGCGTCCAAGATCAATACCCCCCTTTCTGCATCCTTTTCAGATGTCTCCTCCCCTATATCTTCCCGACCATTCGAACATCGGATCCAGGGCAGTATGGATAGTATTTTCAGCCACGGTAGCACAGCTGCTTCTGAAGACACGTATTCTCCATGGGAAGACCGAACATCTTTTTCTACCGCTGCCGTTCAACCTTCAACGCCCTGTGGCAATTCTATCGTTGACATTCATATGCGCATCTCATACGCTGAAGAtacccttctctccatcattGCCGCCTTCATCGGCCAtattcattctcatcacATTCATtcacacccttcttcccactctACGCTGATTGAAATGACCCGTGAGACCATTGATGCCGTCCGCACCCTCCTCACCGCGGTCGAAACAGTTGGTTGTAATACATGTATCCGGTCCAAGCGGCCCAAGGAGATTGAAAATCTTCATGTCGCCAAAGACCACCTGTACGATGTTGCGGGTCAGTTAGTAGAAAGCGCAGAGATCGTAGCAAATGCGCCgtttgaagaagtggttgaggaagggtacgaaaaggaaaaggccggATTGTTGGGTGCCGCCACAGGGACGTTGAGAGCCGGAACAGAGTGTGTGCGGCTAGTAAGGATATGCGTACCAGAAGACGAGACTATTTACTTCAACGCAACCCCTAAACAAAGTGCCCCAACCGCTTCTAGTGGTCGACAGCTCACCCCAAGAATAAATTTTGACAACCCCGTCGTGGAAAGAGATAGAACTGTTGGCGTCAGAGGTTCACATACATTGTCGAGTTTGCATCGAAAAGCGACAAGTCTGGATCATCTGCAAAAGAGGTTtatggaagatggagggaTGGTTCAGGGGCAATTTTACGGTGCACGGCAAAATGAACCTAgacaagaggaggaagaagaggaagaggaagttaTCGATgataaggaggaagatATGACTGTGCGGCCTTCCCAAGGCGTCATTTTCCCT CCAAGCCCCGATCCCTCCTCGCAAGAAATCCAAATGTATCCCACCCCCCGTCCCCGTCGTCCGTCTGGCGAACTCCTCCGTGGTTTCTCCGAAACAGGGCGTCACGGTCCCAGAATTCGTTCAACGAGTCTCTCAACTTCGCCTACCCCTCGCATTGGGCATATGGGTCACCGTTCACCTTCCAAATCTGCAGATTTGGACAAGTTTACGAGCGGTGAGGATCTCAAACTCGGTACGGATGTAAAGCCCAGAGAAGTTGGGGAGGTCAAGGATAGATGGGAAGCAAATGGGAATGTGACAGCGGCCTCGAGCCGATTATCGATGTTCACTTCGGTCTCTTCTTTACCCTCTCTCACCAATACAGACTCCTCTGCCAAGTCCGCTTCCGAAAATGACGATCAGAGTACGCCTGTAAAGAACCGAAAGTCCCCCCATGAATCACTGCGAGTCGTCATCCCCAAGGGTATATCCAATCAAATGTCAGAACTATCACTTCAGAATCCTGCTGAGGAGTCTGTTTCTACTGCGGGTACGAGCACAGCTCTGAAAACATTACCTTCCCGCCCACCTGTCCTCCGTACTCAGACATCCCCGATGCCGGTACCTGTGGGCGATATCTCTTACCTCATTCGATCTCCTACGTACTCGCCTGCCGATATCACATATAACCCCGATGGAAATATGGTGGGCGCCTCGTTGGCGGTGTTGGTAGAAAAGATGACACCGCACGATGGACCTGTCGATTCTAACTTCAGCGCCACCTTTTTCTACACTTTTAGGTTATTCACAACTCCCGTGGATCTGTTGGAGGCTGTACAAGAACGATGGTCCATCTCCCCTCCCGGAGAACTAATGTTGAGCGAAAAGGACAAAGCTGTCTGGAGAGACGCCAAGGTCTTACCCATCCGCATAAGGatcttcaacttcctccGTACATGGCTTGAATTTCACTGGCAGCCCGAGGTGGATAATGTCATCCTCAATGACTTGGAAAAGTTTGGAAGGGAAGACGTGGGTGGTAGTCTGCCAGTGATGGGTGAACGCTTGATCAACCTGgtgcagaggaagaaggaaggtagagaggacgagaagaggaagagggaatcCATGAATGGTCCAACTTCGGCTAGTTCAGCTACTCTCCATCCACCTGCCGTCAGCGGTCTCCCACCTAcgcccatcatctccaaaaaCCTCCATTCGCTTCTCAAGAAATCCACAGCtgcatcctcttcctcctcttcgtcttccatcCATATTCATATCACCGAGTTTGACACGCTTGAACTCGCCCGTCAGTTGACGATCATCGTCTCCAAGATGTTTCGCCAACTCGAGCCTGAAGAATTGTTGATGACAGGGAAAAAGACGGTACCAGAGCTGAAAGCGTTGAGCACGCATTCGAACCAGGTGACAGGCTGGGTGGCGGATAGTATTTTGAATGAGGGAGATGCGAAGCGAAGAGCGGGGTTGCTGAAGTTTTTCATCAAACTGGCTGAT AAATGCTTGTTGATCAACAATTTCTTCACGATGTTTGCGGTGCTTGGAGGGTTGAATAGCAGTACTATTATGAGGTTGAAAAAGACATGGGAT GCTTTGTCGGTAAAGTATAAGATTTTGATTGAAAGGTTACGTGGCATCATTGAGCATACTAAG AATCATGCAGCCTACCGCGCTCGTTTGAGGCAAACTCCGACTCCTTGTTTGCCTTTTCTAGGTCTCATCCTCACGGA TATCACCTTCACTTCGGACGGTAATCCTAGCACCCGACCAAGCAACTCGGCGCCTGATCTGATGCTCATCAATTACGACAAGTTTGCCAAACTGGGGAAGATTGCGATAGAGTTTAGAAGGTATCAAGAG CCGTTCAACTTCCACGAGCTTGAGGCTGTACAAACGTTCTTGCATACTGTGCTTACAGAGAGAGGGAGTGGTTCTATCGATGCTTTATACCGCAAGAGCT TGATGCTCGAACCAAGGCAGGGTTCCGAAAAGTTACGTTCCAATGTCGAAAAACCAAATTGGTTAATGGTCAAAATCTAA
- a CDS encoding sterility protein Ste20 has protein sequence MAFSISSRQLPRPSIDSNVTAGADDVEDGETIESLENKLAIERRVQYGAEKMLDVIEKKDGGADGAEQAKVKANITAQLEAANEHIKSLEAKLERLRGTPQRPRRRPQARLHGYPSSSSLNPLSSSHSSNVLLSAQRPRVLRQHSNLTPERDREDGSYFTQGFGTPSKGLPRMGTSSTLASSSGGSGNRPRSRSAGEDVLSAGSSWDQSSGVLMEDDDTSVLLDSAKIFLRRLKEIGRGKGKERAVDNGAEELDALTRLGDMLKKSEALRLCVELNEVVQGVLPSLGDSSTPKRRAAAYRILRYILTRESWAKMLSAGIEWLLIRSFTRDAKAVHEREQVLRLIRSVIVLPPPSLRPTSSPVRSRSHSQSHSYSRPNSGSIRTGVNGDREEGFVAVVMENKVPLTDGIVRAVVSVAENPDDAMRTICMETLLEIGLLDLECLVRSNAFRTVLLTFKDGPAELGPAITGLLLFLVNKPSTRELLLPGSDLETVLVGLTEAYGKIPTRLHGRHLENLEQCVANIGMILASWPGLLYMCMDDCRAIKSLISSLHVPNADMRNALLNLFFQALRIKMPKYMNAFLDGKRLTVYNRTQEATAQQLQESSNEEEELQSLTLVDHYIALLLTICIESGLLEALIAVIEEGNSTLNRKATLLLGEVLQMANRILPLQFAAQLQSLPRLFTEATDFSKPGDRIAALSALSSIDSLNRNQTKAVRRAAADNAFSSTAQHNSLMRGQRQVQQVKLRLGLQIEDKQFQQMIVDSGLLLHRDHNKWNYEVIVDLVEGPLLNPKRLDEAIRATKFARRLFSFFHPYNNRFSTVKRTRPNHKWVKLGCSLLSTMLSTPEGIRFLTEDKLLKQLLDCFNELDQYVGQPTAQPLFARDRLEGTLTYGYFEMIGTLSKHREGMKLMEKFKFFTCFYHLSEQRSRDDIIRIIIECFDYTLDAHPRIVLSKALTSSYMETRLYATHHLGRLLQEQPVLMDWGLQLMITQLYDTAMEVCDVAVMYLEEVCTDPVWLEKVVQLRPTLEHLGDVGHPLFMRFVSTSVGFQYLNQAQYIERELESWLAERNLLYVIEAETFVSKTIRPWASDTVEDYWMYDGLAPSHFLGELTKTPEGCELLKERGIVADFAEIVRLHGMEGGDPSVLTNLKSVLWALGNIGSTEGGLPFLEDEEIIMEIVDVAEQSPVLTIRGTCFFVIGLISSTRMGAEILEEFGWIATRTPLGDTTGLCLPNDVSRFVAIDTWERPDLRPLAPALPKLHGLESEIMTSIANLSNYVLAAGAMNNLKRIRTRHPKYFSSITLFHRALRTISTNHFQAPVRRFILDLFELKLERPTLIQLAGIEANIWRSAERHTAKGEAIATPSKRQKIRDEEDQLPRSEEDREVRRRSTSFPGLSPVTEPILHKLESRMRGVTIGDVDRQRVEDAKLMGPPMGLPVLEPITMAQEDFSAKERKVGWIDDDIVDGVEGAGPPSERASEKMELEESKEAEEISETIEEADKRRSNIEGQSKAKTHVRGFSVVPKDL, from the exons ATGGCTTTCTCGATCTCGAGTCGCCAACTACCACGGCCAAGCATTGATAGTAATGTAACTGCTGGTGCAGACgatgtggaggatggagaaacT ATTGAAAGTCTGGAGAATAAGTTAGCCATCGAGCGAAGAGTTCAGTATGGTGCGGAGAAGATGTTAGAT GTTatagagaagaaggatggaggtGCAGATGGCGCTGAACAGGCAAAGGTGAAGGCTAACATAACAGCTCAGCTCGAAGCTGCCAACGAGCATATTAAATCACTAGAAGCAAAGTTAGAACGATTGCGAG GTACGCCTCAAAGACCTCGCCGGCGTCCGCAAGCTCGATTACACGGTTACCCCTCATCGTCCTCTCTCAAccctctttcatcatcccatTCGTCAAACGTTCTCCTGTCAGCCCAACGTCCCCGAGTACTTAGACAACATTCCAACCTTACTCCCGAACGAGACCGTGAAGATGGTAGCTACTTCACTCAAGGCTTTGGGACGCCCTCAAAAGGTCTACCAAGAATGGGAACGTCCTCAACCTTGGCCAGTTCTAGTGGAGGGAGTGGTAATAGGCCAAGAAGTCGAAGCGCCGGAGAGGATGTACTTTCCGCGGGTTCCTCATGGGATCAAAGTTCTGGGGTgttgatggaggatgatgatacaTCGGTGCTCTTGGATAGTGCAAAAATATTTTTAAGACGGCTGAAGGAAatcggaagaggaaaagggaaagagagggcTGTAGACAACGGGGCTGAGGAGTTGGATGCGTTAACTAGGTTGGGTGATATGTTGAAAAAGTCTGAAGCATTGAGATTATGCGTTGAGTTGAACGAAGTTGTCCAAGG TGTACTGCCGTCCTTAGGCGACTCATCAACCCCCAAAAGAAGAGCGGCCGCCTATCGCATACTACGCTACATCCTCACGCGAGAGTCATGGGCCAAAATGCTTTCGGCTGGTATTGAATGGCTCCTCATACGATCATTCACACGTGACGCCAAAGCAGTACATGAAAGAGAACAAGTTCTCAGACTAATACGCTCTGTCATtgttcttccacctccttcgTTGAGGcctacttcttctcctgtaCGTTCGCGATCCCATTCTCAGTCTCATTCATATTCGCGTCCGAATTCTGGTTCCATTAGGACGGGCGTGAACGGAGATcgtgaagaaggatttgTAGCAGTAGTAATGGAGAACAAGGTGCCTTTGACAGATGGGATCGTGAGGGCGGTCGTCAGTGTGGCAGAAAATCCCGATGATGCAATGCGAACGATATGCATGGAGACACTTTTGGAGATCG GTTTACTCGATTTGGAATGTCTCGTTCGGTCTAACGCTTTCCGGACAGTCTTGTTAACCTTCAAGGACGGACCTGCCGAACTCGGTCCGGCAATTACAGGATTACTGCTTTTCCTCGTGAATAAACCGTCCACAAGAGaactccttcttcccggCTCGGACCTGGAG ACCGTGTTGGTGGGTCTGACGGAGGCATATGGCAAGATACCGACAAGGCTTCATGGAAGACACTTGGAAAATCTGGAACAGTGCGTGGCAAACATTGGAATGATCTTAGCATCATGGCCAG GTTTGTTGTACATGTGTATGGATGATTGTCGGGCAATCAAAAGTCTGATTAGCTCTTTGCACGTACCCAACGCTGATATGCGA AACGCATTGTTaaatctcttcttccaagctTTGCGTATCAAAATGCCAAAGTATATGAATGCTTTCCTCGATGGAAAGCGTCTGACAG TGTACAACCGCACACAGGAAGCCACAGCGCAACAACTTCAGGAAAGTAgcaatgaagaggaagaactgCAGTCTTTGACTCTAGTCGACCATTATATTGCGCTTTTACTCACTATCTGTATTGAGTCTGGGTTGCTAGAA GCTCTGATTGCAGtgattgaagaaggcaatTCTACGCTGAACAGGAAAGCCACGCTTCTACTGGGTGAAGTTCTTCAAATGGCAAATCGGATTTTACCTCTTCAATTCGCAGCTCAGTTACAG TCGTTACCGCGTCTATTTACCGAAGCTACAGATTTTTCCAAGCCCGGCGATCGCATTGCGGCCCTGTCAGCGCTGTCTTCAATCGACAGTCTTAACCGTAACCAGACCAAGGCTGTCCGACGAGCTGCTGCCGACAACGCATTCTCATCGACGGCTCAGCACAATTCTTTGATGCGCGGCCAGAGACAGGTTCAGCAGGTTAAGCTTCGCTTGGGTCTGCAGATCGAGGATAAACAGTTTCAACAGATGATTGTGGATTCCGGC TTGCTTTTGCATCGTGACCATAATAAATGGAACTATGAAGTCATCGTAGATCTCGTTGAAGGACCGTTACTGAATCCAAAAAGGTTGGATGAGGCCATCAGGGCAACCAAGTTTGCCAGACGTTtgttctccttctttcatccatATAACAATAGGTTCTCAACCGTCAAGCGCACTCGG CCGAATCACAAATGGGTTAAACTCGGTTGTTCTTTACTATCAACCATGTTGAGCACGCCCGAGGGTATACGGTTCTTGACGGAGGACAAACTGTTGAAGCAGCTTCTGGATTGTTTCAATGAGCTTGACCAG TACGTTGGCCAACCGACTGCCCAACCGCTCTTTGCCCGGGATCGCCTGGAGGGCACTTTAACCTACGGCTACTTTGAAATGATCGGGACGTTAAGTAAGCATAGAGAAGGAATGAA GTTGATGGAGAAATTTAAGTTTTTTACCTGTTTTTACCATCTGAGCGAGCAGAGAAGCCGTGACGATATAATCAGAATTATCATTGAATGTTTCGATTATACACT TGACGCCCATCCTCGAATTGTCCTTTCCAAAGCTCTAACCTCCTCATACATGGAAACTCGTCTCTATGCCACTCACCACCTTGgccgtcttcttcaagaacAGCCAGTTCTTATGGATTGGGGGCTTCAACTTATGATCACTCAGCTATATGATACCGCAATGGAAGTTTGCGATGTGGCTGTGATGTATCTCGAGGAAGTTTGTACAGATCCTGTGTGGCTGGAGAAAGTCGTTCAGTTGAGGCCAACATTGGAGCATTTGGGCGATGTCGGTCATCCACTGTTCATGCG CTTCGTGTCGACTAGCGTTGGGTTTCAATATCTCAATCAAGCGCAGTATATCGAACGAGAGCTTGAGAGCTGGCTGGCT GAACGTAATCTTCTTTATGTCATAGAAGCCGAAACGTTCGTCTCTAAAACGATTCGCCCATGGGCGAGCGACACCGTAGAAGATTACTGGATGTACGACGGCTTGGCTCCCAGTCATTTCCTGGGTGAACTTACCAAAACCCCCGAAGGCTGCGAGCTTCTCAAGGAGCGAGGAATTGTTGCAGACTTTGCAGAGATAGTGCGATTAcatgggatggaaggggGTGATCCTTCGGTGTTGACGAATTTGAAGAGTGTACTCTGGGCTTTG GGTAACATTGGCTCTACTGAGGGCGGACTTCCGTTcctggaagatgaagaaataATCATGGAAATAGTTGACGTGGCTGAGCAATCTCCTGTTCTAACAATTAGAGG AACCTGCTTCTTTGTCATCGGTCTCATTTCCTCGACTCGTATGGGTGCAGAAATCCTTGAAGAGTTTGGCTGGATAGCCACCAGGACACCGTTGGGTGACACTACGGGCCTTTGCTTGCCCAATGACGTATCGCGTTTCGTCGCC ATTGATACCTGGGAACGGCCGGATCTTCGCCCACTtgctcctgctcttccCAAACTGCATGGCCTGGAATCAGAAATTATGACATCAATTGCAAACCTATCTAATTACGTCCTGGCAGCTGGGGCTATGAATAACCTCAAGCG AATCCGAACCCGTCATCCCAAATATTTTTCCTCCATCACTCTTTTCCACCGGGCTTTACGAACCATTTCCACAAATCATTTCCAGGCCCCTGTTCGGCGTTTTATTCTCGATCTTTTTGAGCTCAAACTTGAACGTCCAACACTCATACAATTAGCCGGGATAGAGGCCAATATTTGGCGATCGGCGGAAAGACACACTGCCAAGGGAGAGGCAATCGCTACTCCTAGCAAAAGGCAGAAAATACGGGATGAGGAAGACCAGCTGCCAAGATCGGAGGAGGACAGGGAAGTCAGGCGTCGTTCAACCAGTTTTCCAGGTTTATCACCTGTCACTGAGCCCATATTGCATAAATTGGAGAGCAGAATGAGAGGTGTCACTATTGGTGATGTTGATCGTCAGAGAGTGGAGGATGCCAAGTTGATGGGTCCGCCCATGGGCCTTCCAGTACTAGAGCCAATCACGATGGCGCAAGAAGATTTCTCAgcaaaggagaggaaggttgGCTGGATTGACGATGACATAGTGGATGGTGTCGAGGGTGCAGGCCCGCCATCAGAGCGAGCAAGCGAGAAAATGGAGCTGGAAGAATCGAAGGAAGCGGAGGAAATTTCAGAGACGATTGAAGAGGCAGACAAACGAAGAAGCAATATTGAGGGACAAAGTAAGGCTAAAACGCATGTTCGGGGTTTCTCTGTCGTACCCAAGGATCTGTGA